Proteins encoded within one genomic window of Oncorhynchus nerka isolate Pitt River linkage group LG9b, Oner_Uvic_2.0, whole genome shotgun sequence:
- the LOC115114240 gene encoding SPRY domain-containing SOCS box protein 4-like isoform X2 — translation MGQKISGGVKSVDSRGEGGSPSFRPSTHRRHLHPELRGPDFYKPPRLDLLLDMPPAPPDLQLHHAWNPEDRSLNVFIKEEDKLTFHRHPVAQSTDCIRGRVGYTRGLHVWWIHWPARQRGTHAVVGVATSDAPLHSVGYTALVGSDSESWGWDLGRNRLYHDSKNRAQVSLPSYPCFLEPEEAFVLPDALLVVLDMDEGTLSFMVDGQYLGVAFRGLKGKKLYPIVSAVWGHCEISMRYANGLDHQSIEFTTGGLQSSCRNMCK, via the exons ATGGGTCAGAAGATCTCTGGCGGCGTCAAGTCAGTGGACAGTCGTGGCGAGGGTGGCTCGCCCTCCTTCCGCCCGTCGACCCACCGCCGGCACCTCCACCCCGAGCTGCGGGGCCCTGACTTCTACAAGCCGCCGCGGCTGGACCTGCTGCTGGACATGCCCCCCGCGCCCCCTGACCTCCAGCTCCACCATGCCTGGAACCCGGAGGACCGCTCGCTCAACGTTTTTATCAAGGAGGAGGATAAACTGACCTTCCACCGCCATCCTGTAGCGCAGAGCACCGACTGCATCCGCGGCAGAGTGGGCTATACGCGGGGGCTCCACGTCTGGTGGATCCACTGGCCGGCGAGACAGCGAGGGACACACGCTGTGGTGGGAGTAGCCACGTCCGACGCCCCCTTACACTCTGTCGGCTACACGGCACTAGTAGGCAGTGACTCTGAGTCCTGGGGGTGGGACTTGGGCAGGAACCGACTGTACCACGACAGTAAGAACCGGGCCCAGGTTTCCCTACCTTCTTATCCGTGTTTCTTAGAGCCTGAGGAAGCTTTCGTATTGCCGGACGCTCTTCTAGTGGTGTTGGATATGGACGAGGGCACGTTGAGTTTCATGGTGGACGGACAGTACCTCGGTGTGGCATTCAGAGGCCTGAAGGGGAAGAAGCTGTACCCGATtgtcagtgctgtgtggggcCACTGTGAGATCAGCATGAGATACGCCAACGGACTGGATC atcaatcaattgaatttaccacaggtggactccaatcaagttgtagaaacatgtgtaaataa